A stretch of the Rhizobium sullae genome encodes the following:
- a CDS encoding amidohydrolase family protein, which yields MRRVDCHMHFWTLAMEPYYSLWMSPDDKVLYRDYGPRDAVPLMEKNNVEGVVVVSAASSVHETGYLLGLADGRDFIKGVVAWLDLLAPTAAADLACWARFAKLKGIRPYLQDLPEDDWILKKELDPAVRAMLDLGLRFDALIKPRHILNTIRFIERYPDLPVIVDHMAKPEIGSGSFEPWLREMERFRDLRHVHCKISGIVTEDGPDWTPERLQPYLEAVFEIFGPDRLVFGSDWPVVNLVADYSRWIETLGHAMTNLPPADQQKIWASNGERFYGL from the coding sequence ATGCGGCGCGTCGATTGCCATATGCATTTCTGGACACTGGCCATGGAGCCTTACTATTCGCTCTGGATGTCGCCGGATGACAAGGTGCTTTATCGCGACTACGGGCCGCGCGACGCGGTTCCGTTGATGGAGAAGAACAACGTCGAGGGCGTTGTCGTCGTATCCGCAGCGTCTTCCGTTCATGAAACCGGCTACCTTCTCGGCCTTGCCGACGGGCGGGACTTCATCAAGGGCGTCGTTGCGTGGCTCGATCTTCTTGCGCCGACGGCCGCAGCCGACCTTGCCTGTTGGGCACGATTTGCCAAGCTGAAGGGCATCCGTCCCTATCTGCAGGATCTGCCCGAAGACGATTGGATATTGAAGAAAGAGCTCGATCCGGCCGTCCGAGCGATGCTCGACCTCGGGCTCCGGTTCGACGCCTTGATCAAGCCGCGGCATATCCTCAACACGATCCGGTTCATCGAGCGCTACCCCGATCTGCCGGTGATCGTCGACCACATGGCCAAGCCTGAAATCGGAAGCGGTAGCTTCGAGCCCTGGCTGCGGGAGATGGAACGCTTCCGCGATCTTCGCCATGTCCATTGCAAGATCTCCGGCATCGTGACCGAAGATGGTCCGGATTGGACGCCGGAACGCCTTCAGCCCTATCTCGAGGCGGTCTTCGAAATCTTCGGTCCCGATCGTCTCGTTTTCGGCAGCGATTGGCCGGTCGTCAATCTGGTCGCGGACTACAGCCGCTGGATCGAAACGCTTGGCCATGCCATGACGAACCTGCCGCCCGCCGACCAGCAAAAGATCTGGGCATCGAACGGCGAGCGCTTCTACGGGCTTTGA
- a CDS encoding YbaK/EbsC family protein, with protein sequence MSFESVRAFFSAHAPDIEIVETAESSSTVALAAEAHGVEPAQIAKTICLRVGNETMLVVASGTARLDNRKFKDAFGGKGRMLGPEEVLEVTGHPVGGVCPFGLPAPIPVYCDVSLKRFDEVVPAAGSTNSAVRIPTERLAELTRAKWVDVCQ encoded by the coding sequence ATGAGCTTCGAATCCGTCCGCGCGTTTTTCAGCGCACATGCACCTGACATCGAAATCGTCGAAACCGCCGAAAGTTCTTCGACGGTGGCACTTGCGGCCGAAGCGCACGGCGTCGAGCCGGCGCAGATCGCCAAGACGATCTGCCTCAGGGTCGGGAACGAAACCATGCTGGTTGTTGCAAGCGGCACTGCCCGCCTCGACAACCGGAAATTCAAGGATGCTTTCGGCGGCAAGGGCCGCATGCTCGGACCGGAGGAAGTCCTGGAGGTTACAGGCCATCCGGTCGGGGGCGTTTGCCCCTTTGGATTGCCCGCGCCGATCCCGGTGTATTGCGATGTTTCTCTGAAGCGTTTCGACGAAGTCGTGCCCGCCGCCGGTTCCACGAACTCGGCGGTGCGCATCCCGACGGAACGGCTGGCCGAACTTACCCGTGCCAAATGGGTCGATGTCTGCCAATAA
- a CDS encoding Tim44 domain-containing protein, with the protein MPSAVSRFAKIAAIAVLTSASVFAAYSDAEARRAGGFGGFGSRGTRTFDAPPVTRTAPAPAAPMERTMTPRQQTPATAQQPLNAQRPGGLFGGFGRSMIGGLIAGGLLGMLLGHGFGGGFGFLGMLLQIALIGGAVMLAMRFFANRRQPSYGAAGGRGQSFNNMSSNMSSNSNSSSNSSFRIPAIGSGTAGYQQQQQPRADRPSDEIGLAQADLDQFEELLTKVQTAYGAEDYNTLRKLTTPEAMSYLAEELGENATNGVRNRVSDVKLLQGDIAEAWRENGQDYATLAMRYSSIDAMVDRDSGHVVSGDDRQPSESTEIWTFVRKTGSDWKLAAIQGTEQRAA; encoded by the coding sequence ATGCCGAGTGCCGTTTCGCGTTTTGCCAAGATAGCGGCGATAGCCGTTCTGACGAGCGCTTCCGTTTTTGCTGCCTATAGCGATGCCGAGGCGCGCCGCGCCGGAGGTTTCGGCGGATTCGGCAGCCGCGGAACGCGCACATTCGACGCGCCGCCGGTCACGCGCACCGCGCCTGCACCGGCCGCACCCATGGAACGGACGATGACGCCGCGCCAGCAGACGCCCGCTACCGCTCAGCAGCCTCTTAATGCCCAGCGTCCGGGCGGCCTCTTTGGCGGCTTTGGCCGTTCGATGATCGGCGGCCTGATTGCAGGCGGCCTGCTCGGCATGCTGCTCGGCCATGGCTTCGGCGGCGGCTTCGGTTTTCTTGGCATGCTGCTGCAGATCGCCCTGATTGGTGGCGCGGTCATGCTTGCCATGCGCTTCTTCGCCAATCGCCGCCAGCCGTCCTACGGTGCGGCAGGAGGCCGCGGTCAATCCTTTAACAACATGTCCAGCAACATGTCGTCAAACAGCAATTCGTCCAGCAATTCGTCGTTTCGCATTCCGGCGATCGGCTCAGGCACTGCGGGTTATCAACAGCAACAGCAGCCTCGCGCCGACCGGCCGAGCGACGAAATCGGGCTGGCACAGGCCGATCTCGACCAGTTCGAGGAACTGCTGACCAAGGTGCAGACCGCCTATGGCGCCGAGGACTATAATACGCTTCGCAAGCTGACGACGCCCGAAGCGATGTCCTATCTTGCCGAAGAACTTGGCGAGAATGCCACAAACGGCGTGCGCAACCGCGTCTCGGACGTCAAGCTTCTGCAGGGCGATATCGCCGAAGCCTGGCGCGAGAATGGTCAAGACTATGCAACGCTTGCCATGCGCTATTCGTCAATCGACGCAATGGTCGACCGTGACAGCGGCCATGTCGTTTCCGGTGACGATCGCCAGCCGAGCGAGAGCACCGAGATCTGGACCTTTGTGCGCAAGACCGGCAGCGACTGGAAGCTTGCCGCCATCCAGGGCACGGAGCAGCGTGCCGCCTGA
- a CDS encoding L-fuconate dehydratase, with amino-acid sequence MTRITGIRVSDLRFPTSQSLDGSDAMNPDPDYSAAYVILDTDEPGLSGHGLTFTIGRGNDICCMAIKAMAHLVVGADLADVLAQPGKFWRHLTSDSQLRWIGPEKGAIHLATGAVVNAVWDLLAKQAGKPVWRLVAEMSPEEIADIVDYRYLTDVLTRDEAVTILRSAEVGKTERIATLEKEGYACYTTSAGWLGYDDAKLRRLCQEAIDAGFNHVKMKVGRDLEDDIRRLRIAREVIGPDRYLMIDANQVWEVGQAIGWVKELAFAKPYFIEEPTSPDDVAGHRKIRDAIGPVKVATGEMCQNRIMFKQFIAEGAIDIVQIDSCRMGGLNEVLAVLLLAAKYRLPVWPHAGGVGLCEYVQHLSMIDYVAVSATKDGRVIEYVDHLHEHFLDPCVIRDAAYMPPSKPGFSIEMKAQSITDYTFKT; translated from the coding sequence ATGACCCGCATAACCGGCATTCGTGTTTCCGATCTTCGTTTTCCGACCTCGCAAAGCCTCGACGGCTCCGATGCTATGAACCCGGATCCCGATTATTCAGCGGCTTACGTCATTCTGGATACGGATGAGCCAGGGCTTTCGGGCCACGGGCTCACCTTCACGATCGGCCGCGGCAACGACATCTGCTGCATGGCGATAAAGGCGATGGCGCATCTGGTTGTCGGCGCGGACCTTGCCGACGTCCTCGCCCAGCCGGGCAAATTCTGGCGGCATCTGACGAGCGACAGCCAGCTTCGCTGGATCGGTCCGGAGAAGGGGGCCATCCATTTGGCGACAGGCGCCGTTGTCAACGCGGTCTGGGATCTTCTCGCCAAGCAGGCGGGAAAGCCTGTGTGGCGGCTGGTTGCGGAGATGAGCCCCGAGGAGATCGCTGACATCGTCGACTATCGCTACCTGACCGACGTGCTGACGCGCGACGAGGCGGTTACGATCCTAAGGAGTGCCGAGGTCGGAAAGACGGAACGGATCGCGACGCTCGAAAAGGAAGGTTACGCCTGCTATACGACGTCTGCCGGCTGGCTCGGATATGACGACGCAAAGCTGCGCCGCCTTTGCCAGGAGGCAATCGATGCCGGCTTCAACCACGTGAAGATGAAGGTCGGCCGCGATCTTGAAGACGATATCCGCCGGCTGCGCATTGCCCGCGAGGTGATTGGCCCGGATCGTTACCTGATGATCGATGCCAATCAGGTCTGGGAGGTCGGGCAGGCGATCGGCTGGGTGAAGGAACTCGCTTTTGCCAAACCCTATTTCATCGAGGAACCGACAAGTCCCGACGACGTCGCCGGACACCGGAAGATCCGCGATGCCATCGGCCCGGTCAAGGTGGCAACCGGCGAGATGTGCCAGAACCGCATCATGTTCAAGCAGTTCATCGCCGAAGGTGCGATCGACATCGTTCAGATCGATTCCTGCCGCATGGGCGGCCTGAACGAGGTTCTGGCCGTGCTGCTGCTCGCCGCCAAATACCGTCTGCCAGTCTGGCCGCACGCCGGCGGCGTCGGTCTTTGCGAGTATGTACAGCACCTGTCGATGATCGACTATGTCGCGGTGTCCGCGACCAAGGACGGGCGCGTGATCGAATATGTCGACCATCTGCACGAACACTTCCTCGACCCGTGCGTGATCAGGGACGCGGCCTATATGCCGCCGTCAAAACCAGGTTTTTCGATTGAAATGAAGGCGCAGTCGATCACCGACTACACCTTCAAGACTTGA
- a CDS encoding SDR family oxidoreductase: MTITLSGKTVLVTAAAQGIGRASAIAFQNAGATVHATDINTDALATLAAETGVSAHKLNVLDEEAVKALVAEIGAVDVLFNCAGFVHAGSILEMKDSDLEFAFDLNVKAMIRTIRAVLPGMLERKDGSIINMASVASSIKGVPNRFAYGVTKAAVIGLTKSVAADYVSNGIRCNAICPGTVESPSLQDRMRAQGDYDAARAAFISRQPMGRLGTPEEIADLAVYLAGATYTSGQAFAIDGGWTI, from the coding sequence ATGACCATCACTCTTTCCGGCAAGACCGTTCTCGTCACAGCGGCGGCCCAAGGCATCGGGCGTGCCAGCGCGATTGCCTTTCAGAACGCCGGGGCCACGGTTCATGCGACAGATATCAATACGGATGCACTGGCAACTCTTGCCGCCGAGACCGGGGTGTCGGCACACAAGCTGAACGTGCTCGACGAGGAGGCCGTGAAGGCATTGGTCGCTGAAATCGGCGCGGTCGACGTGCTCTTCAACTGCGCCGGTTTCGTTCATGCCGGATCCATCCTGGAAATGAAGGATTCCGATCTGGAATTCGCTTTCGACCTCAACGTCAAGGCGATGATCCGCACGATCCGCGCTGTGCTTCCCGGCATGCTGGAGCGGAAGGACGGCTCAATCATCAACATGGCTTCGGTCGCCTCCAGCATCAAGGGCGTGCCGAACCGCTTTGCCTATGGCGTCACCAAGGCGGCGGTGATCGGCCTTACGAAATCGGTTGCCGCCGATTACGTTTCGAACGGCATCCGCTGCAACGCCATTTGCCCCGGAACCGTCGAGAGCCCCTCGCTGCAGGACCGCATGCGCGCGCAGGGGGACTACGACGCAGCACGGGCCGCCTTCATTTCCCGCCAGCCGATGGGCCGCCTCGGCACGCCGGAAGAAATTGCCGATCTTGCCGTCTATCTCGCCGGTGCTACCTATACCAGCGGACAGGCCTTCGCCATCGACGGCGGCTGGACGATCTGA
- a CDS encoding DUF6665 family protein, translating to MSFRPPRSLSDRPSTALNPLEYELASERADALGRQGRKVEAALAKLAASSENDHRIADRESLLEEASEAVWALFIQREVCGLRNNRDVIARYGIPGEVLARIGAIRR from the coding sequence GTGAGTTTCAGACCGCCGCGATCGCTTTCGGATCGGCCGAGCACTGCACTCAACCCCTTGGAGTACGAACTCGCCTCGGAGCGGGCCGATGCACTTGGCCGCCAAGGCCGCAAAGTCGAAGCGGCACTTGCGAAGCTTGCCGCCTCGTCGGAGAACGATCATCGCATAGCTGATCGGGAAAGCCTCCTTGAGGAGGCCTCGGAAGCGGTCTGGGCATTGTTCATTCAGCGGGAGGTCTGCGGGCTCCGCAATAACCGGGACGTCATCGCGCGGTATGGGATTCCCGGCGAAGTTCTTGCGCGGATCGGCGCTATTCGCCGATGA
- a CDS encoding PBP1A family penicillin-binding protein, which produces MKPVIVLETADGGPLVRQGPYQGPYAGYEQFPPHLVNAVLSIEDRRFMDHHGIDPKGIARALIRNFEAGSIVQGGSTITQQLIKLQYLESDRTLKRKIQELVIAFWLEWKLGKQEILTRYLNSVYLGSGATGMPAAARIYFNKDIGALDVPESAMLAGLLKAPSQLNPIDNFEPARQRTATVLDAMVANGKLTQQEADAAKNEFAELHPTTPTPRSGSWFADWVSAQASEIAGTSPGSTTVRTTLVPRLQEIAERVVKRVLDEEGKARGASQAALVAMTPDGAVVAMVGGRDYKTSQFNRAVTAMRQPGSTFKLFVYYAALKKGLALSDQVLDAPIEINGWLPQNSGGAYRGWVTLAEAFARSLNAATAALAQEVGLDSVAAAAKELGINATLTTAPALSLGASEVSLLDLTGAYASVRLGRAPVEPWGVIEFQASGQPRGFRVGPQVTASIDLSQYQPDLLALLQLVVERGTGRDADPGMFAAGKTGTSQDNRDAWFVGFTEPLVAGVWVGNDDDAPMKGVTGGALPARIWREFMQAAMAEPAPQIDPNTGMMTSEENAAPSCNITACSRSYRSFRASDCTYQPYYGDRRLCEK; this is translated from the coding sequence ATGAAGCCGGTCATCGTATTGGAAACGGCGGACGGCGGGCCTCTTGTCCGGCAGGGGCCGTATCAAGGACCTTATGCAGGTTACGAGCAATTCCCTCCACATCTTGTGAATGCCGTCCTTTCAATCGAGGACCGCCGGTTCATGGATCATCACGGCATCGACCCGAAAGGAATTGCGCGCGCTCTAATCCGGAACTTTGAGGCAGGCTCAATCGTCCAGGGGGGAAGCACGATCACACAGCAGTTGATCAAGCTGCAGTATCTCGAAAGCGACCGAACGCTGAAACGAAAGATCCAGGAACTGGTGATCGCCTTCTGGCTGGAATGGAAGCTCGGCAAGCAGGAGATCCTGACGCGGTACCTGAATTCGGTCTACCTCGGTTCCGGCGCTACGGGAATGCCGGCAGCAGCACGGATCTATTTCAACAAGGATATCGGTGCGCTCGATGTTCCAGAATCGGCGATGCTGGCAGGTCTGTTGAAGGCTCCGAGCCAGTTGAACCCAATCGACAATTTCGAGCCCGCACGTCAACGCACAGCAACGGTGCTCGACGCCATGGTCGCCAATGGCAAGCTTACGCAGCAGGAAGCCGATGCCGCCAAGAATGAATTCGCCGAACTGCACCCGACAACGCCGACGCCACGCTCAGGCAGTTGGTTCGCCGATTGGGTTTCGGCACAGGCGAGCGAGATCGCAGGCACTTCTCCGGGCTCGACGACAGTACGCACGACCTTGGTTCCGCGCCTGCAGGAAATTGCCGAACGGGTGGTGAAGCGGGTTCTCGATGAAGAAGGAAAGGCGCGCGGCGCATCGCAGGCAGCACTGGTCGCCATGACGCCCGATGGCGCGGTTGTCGCAATGGTCGGCGGGCGCGACTACAAGACCAGTCAGTTCAACCGAGCCGTCACGGCGATGCGTCAGCCCGGCTCCACATTCAAGCTGTTCGTTTATTACGCCGCGTTGAAAAAGGGCCTGGCCCTGTCGGATCAAGTGCTCGACGCACCTATCGAAATCAATGGGTGGTTGCCGCAAAACTCCGGGGGCGCTTACCGAGGTTGGGTGACGCTGGCGGAGGCTTTTGCTCGCTCGTTGAATGCCGCCACTGCTGCCCTTGCGCAGGAGGTGGGTTTGGACAGTGTCGCTGCGGCTGCCAAGGAGCTCGGCATCAACGCAACCCTGACGACGGCGCCCGCCTTGTCGCTTGGCGCCTCGGAGGTAAGCTTGCTCGATTTGACCGGCGCCTACGCATCGGTCCGCCTAGGGCGGGCGCCCGTTGAGCCGTGGGGCGTTATCGAATTTCAGGCATCGGGCCAGCCCAGAGGCTTCCGAGTGGGGCCGCAAGTGACGGCGTCTATCGACCTCTCGCAGTATCAGCCGGACCTTCTGGCGTTACTGCAGTTGGTGGTCGAGCGTGGGACTGGCCGCGACGCCGATCCCGGCATGTTTGCGGCCGGCAAGACAGGCACCAGTCAAGACAACCGCGACGCTTGGTTCGTCGGGTTTACAGAACCCTTGGTCGCCGGGGTCTGGGTCGGCAACGACGATGACGCGCCGATGAAGGGTGTCACGGGCGGGGCACTTCCGGCTCGCATCTGGCGGGAATTCATGCAGGCGGCCATGGCTGAGCCTGCACCGCAGATCGATCCAAATACGGGAATGATGACCAGCGAGGAGAACGCCGCTCCGTCCTGCAATATCACCGCATGCTCTCGCAGCTATCGTTCTTTCCGCGCTTCCGACTGTACGTACCAACCATATTATGGCGATCGGCGCCTGTGCGAGAAATAG
- a CDS encoding ABC transporter substrate-binding protein, whose amino-acid sequence MTILPTLKCMSVAAAILASTSALSFAKDLTVTVWAGGTGPNDVYRLDAIDIAAEQLQREAAIKGEDLKIKVEKKAYSGWEDFKQAMTLAAEAKTAPNIVVTGHEDIGPWAQSGLVVPIEDYVDLDSWPLNNIYENLMDIASFNGMVYGIPQDAESRPMFFWKPHMKAIGYSDADLEALPEKVQDGSYTMQNLLQDAKKMQDKGLVQAGYGFYPRYTNGPDFWQFYTSFGGTMEEDGKLVFDKAAMQRAYQFFADAVKQGVTKKNHIGMPADQWWKEVASGKAGIWHGGTWHYARYVNQEGLKDFFGNVVFTLIPAGEGGKANTLTHPLVYLMTSGHDKDDTEIAAQLIKIASEPRINVLHAVKSAHLGISKSETEIELYSSDRWTREATERLLPYANAMPNNADFGTYWNIMWKGLEASWTGAKSVDAAVNDVEGELKSTLGDKIVIR is encoded by the coding sequence ATGACTATTCTGCCGACATTGAAGTGCATGAGCGTCGCTGCCGCCATCCTGGCCTCGACCAGCGCCCTCTCCTTTGCCAAGGACCTGACCGTTACAGTCTGGGCCGGCGGCACAGGCCCGAATGACGTCTATCGCCTCGACGCGATCGACATTGCAGCCGAGCAGCTTCAGCGGGAAGCCGCAATCAAGGGCGAAGACCTTAAGATCAAGGTCGAAAAAAAGGCCTATAGCGGCTGGGAGGACTTCAAGCAGGCGATGACGCTTGCCGCCGAGGCCAAGACCGCTCCGAACATCGTCGTCACCGGCCACGAGGACATCGGCCCCTGGGCACAATCCGGCCTGGTTGTGCCGATCGAGGACTATGTTGACCTCGACTCGTGGCCGCTCAACAACATCTACGAAAACCTGATGGACATTGCCTCCTTCAACGGCATGGTCTACGGCATTCCGCAGGATGCCGAGTCCCGGCCGATGTTCTTCTGGAAGCCGCACATGAAGGCGATTGGCTATAGCGATGCTGATCTCGAGGCGCTACCCGAGAAGGTCCAGGACGGCAGCTACACGATGCAGAACCTGCTGCAAGACGCCAAGAAGATGCAGGACAAGGGCCTCGTGCAGGCCGGCTATGGCTTCTATCCCCGCTACACAAACGGTCCGGATTTCTGGCAGTTCTACACGAGCTTCGGCGGCACGATGGAAGAAGACGGCAAGCTAGTCTTCGACAAGGCTGCGATGCAGCGCGCGTACCAGTTCTTCGCCGACGCCGTGAAGCAGGGCGTTACCAAGAAGAACCATATCGGGATGCCGGCCGACCAGTGGTGGAAGGAAGTGGCGTCCGGCAAGGCCGGAATCTGGCACGGCGGTACCTGGCATTACGCCCGCTACGTCAACCAGGAAGGCCTGAAGGATTTCTTCGGCAACGTCGTTTTCACGCTGATCCCGGCCGGCGAAGGCGGCAAGGCCAACACGCTGACGCACCCGCTCGTCTATCTTATGACCTCTGGCCACGACAAAGACGACACCGAGATTGCTGCCCAGCTGATCAAGATTGCGTCTGAGCCGCGCATCAACGTGCTGCATGCGGTCAAGTCCGCCCATCTCGGCATTTCGAAGTCGGAAACCGAGATCGAGCTTTACTCATCGGACCGCTGGACGCGCGAAGCCACCGAACGTCTTCTGCCCTACGCCAACGCGATGCCAAACAATGCCGACTTCGGCACCTACTGGAACATCATGTGGAAGGGCCTTGAGGCCTCATGGACGGGTGCCAAGAGCGTCGATGCCGCCGTCAACGACGTCGAAGGCGAGCTGAAGAGCACGCTTGGCGACAAGATCGTCATCCGCTAA